The following coding sequences are from one Anabas testudineus chromosome 16, fAnaTes1.2, whole genome shotgun sequence window:
- the LOC113170282 gene encoding histidine N-acetyltransferase-like gives MCAAVGDMEYRLAEEQDFSQVMNICSKDDYSGLDYMAASFHSWLQEPGRLVFIAKMKDRVVALESALLVDGGETVVFQGLRVTSDLRGHSIGGALQKHVTDYIRHHHPEVRTVRRSRGDQPSAQTLTKYRLTAKEAIVSLCCESTNLGPFITELRSKLLVQTNSRGPVTLNQQQADALILTDHVVSNLLPGQTMINNWEPLKPMEANLEVLHRRNLMWIADREVEPTAVSLCTPPYSVPYRHDALRININIFGQSLPSVCSVFLAQLEALLPSLHGYLIFLIFVHPELWPGLRQFCQNKADVSFFKDYWEVVFLEADF, from the exons ATGTGTGCTGCAGTCGGTGATATGGAGTACAGGTTGGCAGAGGAGCAGGACTTCAGTCAG GTTATGAACATCTGCAGTAAGGATGACTACAGCGGGCTGGACTACATGGCAGCCAGCTTTCACTCCTGGCTGCAGGAGCCTGGACGCCTCGTCTTCATCGCTAAGATGAAGGACAGAGTG GTGGCGCTGGAGTCTGCGCTGCTGGTGGACGGTGGTGAGACAGTTGTGTTTCAGGGCCTCAGAGTGACCTCTGATTTGAGAGGCCACAGCATCGGTGGCGCCCTCCAGAAGCATGTGACTGACTACATCCGTCACCACCACCCAGAGGTCCGTACCGTCAGGCGGAGCCGAGGAGATCAGCCCTCAGCACAAACACTGACCAAGTACAGACTCACAGCTAAAGAG GCCAtcgtgtctctgtgctgtgagtcaaCCAACCTCGGCCCCTTCATCACTGAGCTTCGATCCAAACTCCTTGTTCAGACCAACTCTCGTGGCCCAGTGACTCTGAACCAGCAGCAGGCAGACGCCCTGATCCTGACCGACCACGTGGTTTCCAACTTGCTGCCTGGTCAAACTATGATCAACAACTGGGAGCCTCTGAAGCCCATGGAGGCCAACCTGGAGGTGCTGCACCGAAGGAACCTGATGTGGATTGCAGACCGTGAGGTTGAGCCCACTGCAGTCAGCCTGTGCACTCCACCATACAGCGTCCCGTACCGTCATGACGCTCTGCGCATCAACATAAACATCTTTGGTCAAAGTTTGCCTtcagtgtgttctgtgttccTGGCTCAGCTTGAAGCTCTGCTGCCAAGTCTCCACGGTTACCTGATCTTCCTCATCTTTGTGCACCCTGAGCTTTGGCCGGGGTTACGCCAGTTCTGCCAGAACAAGGCCGACGTCTCCTTTTTCAAGGACTACTGGGAGGTCGTCTTTCTGGAGGCAGACTTCTGA
- the LOC113168808 gene encoding histidine N-acetyltransferase-like, with product MSAAGDVCDVEYSLAEEQDFQQVLNICSRYDYGGLDYMATKFHRWLQESGRVVFIARMNNRVVALESALLVDGGQTVILQGLRVVPDLRGHGIAGALQKHVTDYMCRRYPQVSAVRLSRGVQLSPQTLSKYRLVAKEAIVSLCCEAVHLRAFVAELRTRLQSQAQSHSYHTVTLNQQQVETLILTDHVVSNLLPGKTIINDWEPLKPMEPNLEVLRRRGLTWIVDRELEPSAVSLCTTPYPVPYRHDAVHFHINIFSRSVASVCSVFLAQLEALLPSLHGYLIFHTYVDPELWPGLHQFCQNKANVCFFKDYWEEVILEMDL from the exons ATGTCTGCAGCCGGGGACGTCTGTGATGTGGAGTACAGTTTGGCAGAGGAGCAGGACTTCCAGCAG GTCCTGAACATCTGCAGCAGATATGACTACGGTGGGTTGGATTACATGGCTACTAAGTTCCACCGCTGGCTGCAGGAGTCTGGACGCGTCGTCTTCATTGCTAGGATGAACAACAGGGTG GTGGCGCTAGAATCTGCGCTGCTGGTGGACGGAGGTCAGACTGTGATTCTACAGGGTCTCAGGGTGGTACCTGATCTGAGAGGCCACGGCATCGCTGGCGCCCTCCAGAAGCACGTGACTGACTACATGTGCCGCCGTTACCCACAAGTCTCTGCTGTGAGGTTGAGCCGAGGAGTTCAGCTTTCACCACAAACACTGTCCAAGTACAGACTGGTAGCTAAAGAG GCCAtcgtgtctctgtgctgtgaggcAGTCCACCTCAGAGCATTTGTTGCTGAACTTCGTACCAGACTCCAGAGCCAGGCTCAGTCCCACTCCTACCACACAGTGACTCTGaaccagcagcaggtggagacTCTGATCCTGACCGACCACGTGGTTTCCAATCTGCTGCCTGGAAAAACCATCATCAATGACTGGGAGCCTCTGAAGCCCATGGAGCCCAACCTGGAGGTGCTGCGCCGCAGAGGACTGACGTGGATTGTAGATCGGGAGTTAGAACCCTCTGCCGTCAGTCTGTGCACCACACCGTACCCCGTCCCCTACCGCCATGATGCCGTGCACTTTCACATCAACATCTTCAGCCGCAGTGTGGCTtcagtgtgttctgtgttccTGGCTCAGCTTGAAGCTCTGCTGCCGAGTCTCCACGGTTACCTGATCTTCCACACGTATGTGGACCCTGAGCTTTGGCCGGGGTTACACCAGTTCTGCCAGAACAAGGCCAACGTCTGCTTTTTTAAGGACTATTGGGAGGAGGTTATCCTGGAGATGGACCTCTGA
- the LOC113168809 gene encoding lecithin retinol acyltransferase-like, which yields MKTLILVALLLVLVILINAKDEYQFGDIIAFPRKKICGCGPALYSHYAIYVGNENIPGKEPDQDIFHRIRPTGGQDISCTFGSLSGETDHNKANYLDQTEGYTIGDHTTMTDRIKEMTDQEKCRNYHLTKNNCEHLVTYVRYGRPHSEQRGTVVGPAISLCPRLTRPHDNAVFIPSPDDSEEDVCKYRCKLDAGRKSGSNLIGLSVSLLLLPHVT from the exons atgaagacaCTGATCTTGGTGGCTTTACTCTTAGTGCTGGTGATTCTGATAAATGCAAAAGATgaa TACCAGTTTGGAGACATCATTGCTTTCCCGCGTAAAAAGATCTGCGGTTGTGGGCCAGCACTCTACAGCCACTATGCTATTTATGTTGGGAATGAAAATATCCCAGGCAAAGAACCTGATCAGGACATATTTCACCGCATAC GTCCAACAGGTGGACAGGACATTTCATGTACCTTTGGAAGTCTTAGCGGGGAAACAGACCATAATAAAGCAAATTACCTTGACCAAACTGAAGGTTACACCATAGGAGATCATACAACAATGACTGACCGAATCAAGGAAATGACAGACCAGGAAAAGTGTAGAAATTATCATCTCACtaaaaacaactgtgaacaCCTTGTCACATATGTGCGCTATGGACGCCCACATTCAGAGCAG CGTGGCACAGTTGTTGGACCAGCTATATCTTTGTGCCCACGTTTGACCAGACCTCATGACAATGCTGTGTTCATACCAAGCCCAGACGACAGCGAGGAGGATGTATGTAAATATAGGTGCAAACTAGATGCCGGAAGGAAATCTGGATCAAATCTGATCGGCCTGTCTGTATCGCTTCTCTTACTTCCTCATGTGACATGA
- the LOC113168806 gene encoding histidine N-acetyltransferase-like, translating to MSAAGDVCDVEYSLAEEQDFQQVLNICSSEAFDGLDYMAVTFHRWLQEPGRLVFLARMNDRVVALESALLVDGGQTAVFQGLRVVPDLRGRGIAGALQKHVTDYLHRHYPQVSAVRLSRGVQPPPRTLSKYRLVAKEAIVSLCCEAVNLRAFVAELRTRLQSQAQSHSYHTVTLNQQQVETLILTDHVVSNLLPGKTIINDWEPLKPMEPNLEVLRRRGLTWIVDRELEPSAVSLCTTPYPVPYRHDAVHFNINIFSRSVASVCSVFLAQLEALLPSLHGYLIFHTYVDPELWPGLHQFCQNKANVCFFKDYWEEVILEMDL from the exons ATGTCTGCAGCCGGAGACGTCTGTGATGTGGAGTACAGTTTGGCAGAGGAGCAGGACTTCCAGCAG GTCCTGAACATCTGCAGCAGCGAGGCCTTCGATGGGTTGGACTACATGGCTGTTACCTTCCACCGCTGGCTGCAGGAGCCTGGACGCCTCGTCTTCCTCGCTAGGATGAACGACAGGGTG GTGGCGCTGGAGTCTGCGCTGCTGGTGGACGGAGGTCAGACTGCAGTGTTTCAGGGTCTCAGGGTGGTACCTGATCTGAGAGGACGCGGCATCGCTGGCGCCCTCCAGAAGCACGTGACTGACTACCTCCATCGTCATTACCCACAAGTCTCTGCTGTGAGGTTGAGCCGAGGAGTTCAGCCTCCACCACGAACACTGTCCAAGTACAGACTGGTAGCTAAAGAG GCcattgtgtctctgtgctgtgaggcAGTCAACCTCAGAGCATTTGTTGCTGAACTTCGTACCAGACTCCAGAGCCAGGCTCAGTCCCACTCCTACCACACAGTGACTCTGAACCAGCAGCAGGTCGAGACTCTGATCCTGACCGACCACGTGGTTTCCAATCTGCTGCCTGGAAAAACCATCATCAATGACTGGGAGCCTCTGAAGCCCATGGAGCCCAACCTGGAGGTGCTGCGCCGCAGAGGACTGACGTGGATCGTAGATCGGGAGTTGGAACCCTCTGCCGTCAGTCTGTGCACCACACCGTACCCCGTCCCCTACCGCCATGATGCTGTGCACtttaacatcaacatcttcagcCGCAGTGTGGCTtcagtgtgttctgtgttccTGGCTCAGCTTGAAGCTCTGCTGCCAAGTCTCCACGGTTACCTGATCTTCCACACGTATGTGGACCCTGAGCTTTGGCCGGGGTTACACCAGTTCTGCCAGAACAAGGCCAACGTCTGCTTTTTTAAGGACTATTGGGAGGAGGTTATCCTGGAGATGGACCTCTGA